A DNA window from Scomber japonicus isolate fScoJap1 chromosome 14, fScoJap1.pri, whole genome shotgun sequence contains the following coding sequences:
- the LOC128373152 gene encoding delta-1-pyrroline-5-carboxylate synthase-like isoform X1, translating into MFARLALCSRLPSRIRQSNACPVSIRAFSQAKFSLPRPHGKSFAHRSELKQAKRIVVKLGSAVVTRGDECGLALGRLASIVEQVAVLQNQGREMMIVTSGAVAFGKQRLRHEILLSQSVRQALHSGQNQLKEMSVPVLEARACAAAGQSGLMALYEAMFTQYSTCTAQILVTNLDFHDEQKRRNLNSTLHELLRMNIVPIINTNDAVVPPPVPNSDLQGVNVISIKDNDSLAARLAVEMKADLLIALSDVEGLYDSPPGTDDAKLIDIFYPGDQQSVKYGTKSRVGIGGMEAKVKAALWALQGGTSVVIANGTHPKVTGHVIADIVEGKKVGTFFSEVKPAGPTVEQQTEMARNAGRTLASLHPEQRAEIICCLAELLTEKKDEILSANRRDMELASASGLFSQPLINRLSLSTAKLNSLAIGLRQLSVSSRDSVGRVLRRTRVANNLELEQITVPIGVLLVIFESRPDCLPQVSALAIASGNALLLKGGKEAANTNRILHQLTQEALSIHGVADAIQLVSTREEVEDLCRLDKMIDLIIPRGSSQLVRDIQRAAKGIPVLGHSEGVCHVYIDSEASIDKAIDVVRDSKCDYPAACNAMETLLIHRDLLRTPIFDQIIDMLRTEHVKIHAGPRFASYLTFSPSEVKSLRTEYGDLECCIEVVDSMQDAVDHIHKYGSSHTDVIITENEDIAEQFLQQVDSACVFWNSSSRFADGYRFGLGAEVGISTARIHARGPVGLEGLLTTKWVLRGEGHTVADFSEQGSMKYLHENIPVPQGSFN; encoded by the exons ATGTTTGCCAGGCTGGCTTTGTGCTCTCGCCTGCCATCCAGAATCCGGCAATCCAATGCCTGCCCAGTCTCCATCAGAGCCTTTTCCCAGGCAAAAT TCTCTCTCCCACGTCCCCATGGGAAGTCTTTTGCCCACCGGAGTGAGTTAAAACAAGCCAAGCGCATTGTGGTGAAACTGGGGAGTGCTGTGGTGACACGGGGAGATGAGTGTGGTCTGGCACTGGGACGACTGGCCTCAATAGTAGAGCAG GTGGCTGTGCTGCAGAATCAAGGCAGGGAGATGATGATTGTCACCAGTGGTGCTGTGGCATTTGGGAAGCAGAGACTAAGACATGAGATCCTGCTGTCTCAAAGTGTCAGACAAGCCTTACATTCTGGACAGAATCAACTCAAGGAAATG TCAGTCCCAGTTTTGGAGGCAAGGGCATGTGCAGCTGCCGGTCAGAGTGGTCTGATGGCATTATATGAGGCTATGTTCACCCAGTACAGCACATGCACTGCACAA ATTCTGGTCACCAACCTGGATTTCCATGACGAGCAGAAGCGCCGCAACCTGAACAGCACACTGCATGAACTGCTGCGGATGAATATAGTTCCCATCATCAACACCAATGATGCTGTTGTTCCGCCCCCTGTTCCCAACAGTGACTTGCAGGGGGTAAAT GTAATAAGCATCAAAGATAATGACAGCTTGGCTGCACGTCTAGCAGTTGAAATGAAAGCAGACCTCCTAATTGCCCTGTCTGATGTTGAAG GTTTATATGACAGTCCTCCAGGAACAGATGATGCCAAGCTCATTGATATATTCTATCCTGGAGACCAGCAGTCAGTCAAGTACGGCACTAAGTCCAGAGTCGGCATTGGCGGCATGGAAGCCAAG GTGAAAGCAGCCCTATGGGCACTGCAGGGTGGGACGTCTGTTGTCATCGCCAATGGTACTCATCCCAAAGTCACAGGCCATGTCATCGCAGACATTGTGGAGGGAAAGAAAGTCGGTACCTTTTTCTCTGAAGTGAAACCAGCAG GTCCCACTGTGGAGCAGCAGACAGAGATGGCCCGGAACGCTGGCAGGACTCTGGCCTCACTGCACCCGGAGCAG AGAGCAGAGATCATCTGCTGTCTTGCTGAGCTGCTCACAGAGAAGAAAGATGAGATTCTCAGTGCCAACAGGAGAGACATGGAGTTAGCATCAGCATCAG GTCTTTTCTCCCAGCCTCTGATCAACCGCCTGAGTCTGTCAACAGCTAAGCTGAACAGCCTTGCCATAGGCCTGCGCCAGCTTTCTGTGTCCTCCAGGGATAGTGTTGGTCGGGTGCTGAGGAGGACCAGAGTGGCCAACAACCTAGAACTGGAGCAGATCACTGTCCCCATCGGTGTCCTGCTGGTCATCTTTGAGTCACGTCCTGACTGCCTCCCACAG GTGTCAGCTTTGGCTATTGCCAGTGGAAATGCTCTTCTACTGAAGGGAGGTAAAGAAGCTGCCAACACCAACAGAATCCTTCATCAACTCACTCAGGAAGCACTTTCCATTCATGGAGTGGCAGATGCTATTCAACTG GTGAGCACACGTGAAGAAGTTGAAGATTTGTGCAGACTGGACAAGATGATTGATCTGATCATTCCAAGGGGTTCGTCCCAGCTGGTCCGGGACATCCAGAGGGCAGCTAAGGGTATTCCTGTGCTGGGCCACAGCGAGGGCGTTTGCCACGTCTACATAGACAGCGAGGCCAGCATAGACAAAGCTATTGATGTTG TCCGAGACTCCAAATGTGACTACCCTGCAGCCTGCAATGCCATGGAGACTCTCCTTATTCACAGAGATTTGCTGCGAACTCCCATATTTGACCAGATCATTGATATGCTGAGAACAGAACAC GTGAAGATCCATGCCGGCCCCCGGTTTGCATCCTATTTAACTTTCAGCCCATCTGAGGTGAAGTCTCTGAGGACAGAGTATGGGGACCTGGAGTGCTGCATTGAGGTGGTGGACAGCATGCAGGACGCTGTGGATCACATCCATAAATATGGCAGCTCCCACACTGATGTCATTATTACAGAAAATGAGGACATAGCTGAACAGTTCCTGCAGCAGGTGGACAGCGCCTGCGTTTTCTGGAACTCCAGTTCTCGTTTTGCTGATGGCTACCGCTTTGGCCTAG GAGCTGAGGTCGGTATCAGCACAGCAAGGATTCATGCCAGAGGTCCAGTGGGTTTGGAGGGGCTTCTTACCACTAAATGGGTTCTTCGAGGTGAAGGACACACTGTGGCTGACTTCTCTGAGCAGGGTAGTATGAAATACCTTCATGAAAACATCCCAGTCCCCCAGGGCAGCTTCAACTAA
- the LOC128373155 gene encoding tripartite motif-containing protein 14-like isoform X2, whose protein sequence is MEERVPVCCLCVLVGMHKNHQAAQLHEACTDFKSLLETTMNRLLQRRGEAEHAIQDLESLYTQTVKSAADYKERISDKYSRIRVVLDGDERLMMQIIDAEETCMTEWLEAQRGIMEARIEEIDSLRASSKSLLQETNDLRFLQQITAQNLCDPLDLAPIQEIDKDLCDPEKLRTIERLVDDLTVALSQHFPRMWSYLSSPALDSKTAHPKLEISQDSKQVYWRQQPVSDALSTQPYDSQYSVLGQESFTTGQHYWEVIVQEKPYWLIGVTTGPVDKKDSLNQKLPGLGVNKTSWCIYHGDGQYLACHDTQEKQLSVGMRVRKLGILANLQKGELSFYNADTMTLLHSFCVQCKEPLYPILNPCNDVNGLNRQPLILFCIKDPWDWHLNTEGDKELP, encoded by the exons ATGGAGGAAAGGGTCCCtgtgtgctgtctgtgtgtcctgGTTGGCATGCACAAGAACCACCAAGCTGCCCAGCTCCATGAAGCCTGCACAGACTTCAAG AGCTTGCTAGAGACCACTATGAACCGACTGCTGCAGAGGAGAGGTGAAGCAGAACATGCCATCCAGGACTTGGAGtcactgtacacacaaacagtg AAGTCTGCTGCAGATTACAAAGAGAGAATCTCAGACAAGTACAGCAGGATCCGTGTTGTGCTGGATGGCGATGAACGTCTGATGATGCAGATCATAGACGCAGAGGAGACATGTATGACGGAGTGGCTGGAAGCCCAGAGGGGAATCATGGAGGCTCGGATTGAAGAGATAGACAGCCTCAGAGCCTCCAGTAAATCACTCCTACAAGAAACAAATGATCTGCGATTCCTACAG CAAATCACAGCACAGAACCTTTG TGACCCTTTGGATTTAGCACCAATCCAGGAAATAGACAAAGATCTGTGCGACCCTGAGAAGCTGAGAACAATAGAGAGGCTGGTGGATGACCTCACAGTAGCTCTGTCCCAACACTTTCCACGAATGTGGTCAT ATCTAAGTTCTCCTGCGCTGGACTCCAAAACAGCCCATCCGAAATTGGAAATATCCCAGGATAGCAAACAAGTGTACTGGAGACAGCAGCCTGTCAGTGACGCCCTGAGTACTCAGCCATATGACTCCCAGTACAGTGTTCTGGGTCAGGAGAGTTTCACTACTGGCCAGCACTACTGGGAGGTCATTGTGCAGGAGAAACCCTACTGGCTGATAGGTGTGACCACTGGGCCAGTCGATAAAAAAGACAGCCTAAATCAGAAGCTCCCCGGCCTAGGTGTGAACAAGACATCCTGGTGCATCTATCATGGAGACGGACAGTACCTGGCATGCCATGACACACAGGAGAAACAGCTGTCAGTTGGGATGAGAGTCAGAAAGCTGGGCATACTGGCAAATCTCCAGAAGGGGGAGCTGTCATTCTACAATGCAGACACTATGACCCTGCTTCACTCTTTCTGTGTGCAGTGCAAAGAGCCTCTCTATCCCATACTTAACCCCTGCAATGACGTGAATGGACTGAACAGGCAGCCTCTCATCTTGTTTTGTATTAAGGACCCCTGGGATTGGCATTTAAACACAGAAGGAGATAAAGAGTTACCTTAG
- the LOC128372554 gene encoding probable E3 ubiquitin-protein ligase TRIML1, translating into MPASGVTTLPETLEKNQECLKKQKEAVKYRLKKLAARQSEITKKSSVIRESILRKYQEIQTVLDEDLRMTLSYLEMEERAAVSALDGLMEKNCSLIQEIEQDLARLTVAMDQADTQTDTMTFFSYSEHQDMEAVDKVIDLLNKTDPSSVNLDEAKAEQIISLTNNMLLLICSQTPLFKKLIKSYTSEVSLDPGTAHPKLIISPSGDSATYTDTWQELPDLPDRFDTTLNVISLQGFSFGRHYWEIDVTGKTYWELGVTYPTIPRKGTNEDCWLGRGDESWCVEFFDGEYTAWHGGVPHQLPFTKRFCHIGILCSFPAGLVTFLEADNMTPLFSFCAGTFSDCLHLALCPGHDHNGTNAKPIVICNAPSHTSDL; encoded by the exons ATGCCTGCATCTGGGGTCACAACACTGCCA GAGACGTTAGAAAAGAATCAGGAGTGTCTGAAGAAGCAAAAGGAAGCTGTGAAATACAGACTGAAGAAACTGGCAGCACGGCAATCAGAAATCACA AAAAAGTCCTCAGTGATAAGGGAGAGCATTCTAAGGAAATATCAGGAGATCCAGACTGTCTTGGATGAAGACTTGAGGATGACTCTGTCCTACCTGGAGATGGAGGAGCGGGCTGCTGTTTCGGCCCTAGATGGGCTAATGGAGAAGAACTGTTCCCTCATCCAGGAGATAGAGCAGGACCTGGCCAGACTCACAGTGGCAATGGAccaggcagacacacagacagatacaatG acGTTCTTCTCATACTCTGAGCATCAAGACATGGAGGCCGTAGACAA AGTGATTGACCTGTTGAACAAGACGGACCCCAGCAGTGTGAATCTGGACGAGGCCAAAGCTGAACAGATCATCAGCCTTACTAACAACATGCTCTTGCTCATCTGCTCCCAGACCCCTCTATTCAAAAAACTCATCAAGAGCT ATACCAGTGAAGTGAGTCTGGATCCAGGGACAGCCCACCCAAAGCTAATCATCTCCCCTAGTGGTGACAGTGCCACCTACACAGACACTTGGCAGGAGCTTCCTGACCTCCCTGATCGCTTTGACACCACCCTCAATGTCATCAGCCTGCAAGGCTTCAGCTTTGGTCGCCATTACTGGGAAATTGACGTAACTGGGAAGACTTACTGGGAGCTTGGTGTCACCTATCCCACCATTCCCCGCAAGGGCACCAATGAGGACTGCTGGCTGGGCCGGGGGGATGAATCCTGGTGTGTGGAGTTCTTTGACGGGGAGTATACAGCCTGGCATGGAGGGGTGCCTCATCAGCTGCCTTTCACAAAACGCTTCTGTCACATTGGGATTTTGTGTAGTTTCCCTGCAGGATTGGTGACGTTTCTTGAAGCAGACAACATGACACCACTGTTTTCCTTCTGTGCTGGAACCTTCTCAGACTGCCTCCATCTGGCCCTGTGTCCTGGTCATGACCACAATGGCACCAACGCAAAGCCTATTGTCATCTGTAATGCTCCATCTCATACCAGTGATCTGTGA
- the LOC128373153 gene encoding hyaluronan-binding protein 2-like — translation MDLKLLFFCLFLAALLIPAELKRKHGKNRYRHRDPEQKGTGRRKPGRESFKNIIEDFFFELTDGGDDEDDDDDDVSEWLFKLQDPDGQCNPNPCENNGVCEEKGKRRFKCDCPAPFKGRRCQRGPKVCKRGRCGRGECVLTSTPPFFECKCKHPFTPPHCRTYTLCEPNPCRNGGQCIVDGNEFDCSCPPGFRGRFCHVGPDDCFVDEGESYRGNVSETDDGNECLYWNSHFILEKGTDPFNSFEDPDGLGPHNFCRNPDGDLMPWCFFRRGRKLLWDFCDVDMCPEPTGEAPTGALPTAVQPQPPEIEPTEIPEPITAKPTQTIEVAATAGASILPQQFSTCGEAQPKKSVTRIFGGLKVSPGAIPWQVSLQVRHKGSTQPFRHICGGTLIESCWVLTAAHCIDKNKDMQVVMGGLSMDLDEPTMQTLQVEEAIAHENYRETSASVHNDIGLLRLKGIDGVCANETQFVKTACLPDVQLPDGIECTISGWGATETSDFGSSHLLEANVLLINQEKCSEPKIYGAALDSGMFCAGHLQGGVDSCQGDSGGPLTCKQDISRVIYGVVSWGDQCGRKNKPGVYTRVTHYLDWIRSKIQAPSS, via the exons ATGGACCTAAAGCTCCTCTTCTTTTGCCTCTTCTTAGCTGCGCTCCTCATACCTGCAGAA ctAAAACGCAAACATGGCAAAAATCGTTATAGGCACCGTGATCCTGAGCAAAAAGGCACTGGGAGACGTAAACCTGGCAGAGAATCATTCAAGAACATTATTGAAG ACTTCTTCTTTGAGCTAACTGATggaggtgatgatgaagatgatgatgatgacgatgtcTCAGAATGGCTTTTTAAACTTCAAGACCCTGACG GCCAATGTAACCCAAACCCTTGTGAAAACAATGGAGTGTGTGAGGAGAAAGGCAAGAGAAGGTTCAAATGTGACTGTCCAGCACCGTTCAAGGGAAGGAGATGCCAGAGAG GTCCAAAAGTTTGTAAAAGGGGTAGATGTGGTaggggtgagtgtgtgttgacCTCGACTCCCCCGTTCTTTGAGTGCAAATGCAAGCATCCCTTCACGCCTCCACACTGCAGAACTT ATACACTGTGTGAGCCTAATCCATGTAGGAATGGTGGCCAATGCATCGTAGATGGAAATGAATTTGACTGTAGTTGCCCTCCAGGGTTCAGAGGACGTTTCTGTCACGTTG GCCCAGATGACTGCTTTGTGGATGAAGGAGAGTCATATCGCGGCAATGTAAGTGAGACAGATGATGGCAATGAATGCCTCTACTGGAACTCACACTTCATCCTGGAGAAAGGAACTGATCCTTTCAACTCCTTCGAGGACCCTGATGGACTTGGCCCTCACAATTTCTGCAG AAACCCAGACGGAGACTTGATGCCCTGGTGTTTCTTCAGAAGAGGCCGTAAGCTGCTGTGGGACTTCTGTGACGTGGATATGTGTCCTGAACCAACAG GTGAGGCACCAACTGGAGCTTTGCCCACTGCTGTGCAGCCCCAACCACCGGAAATAGAACCTACAGAAATCCCTGAGCCAATAACTGCCAAACCTACACAAACTATTGAGGTTGCAGCTACTGCCGGTGCGTCCATCCTGCCGCAACAATTCTCCACCTGTGGGGAGGCACAGCCAAAGAAGTCCGTTACCCGAATATTTGGAGGTTTGAAGGTTTCTCCTGGGGCCATACCCTGGCAGGTGTCCTTGCAAGTGAGACACAAGGGCTCCACCCAGCCTTTCAGACACATTTGTGGAGGCACTCTCATTGAGAGCTGCTGGGTGCTCACAGCTGCACACTGCAT TGACAAAAATAAGGACATGCAGGTGGTTATGGGGGGCCTGTCTATGGATTTGGACGAACCAACAATGCAAACTTTACAAGTTGAAGAAGCTATCGCGCATGAGAACTACAGGGAGACTTCTGCATCTGTTCACAACGACATAG GCTTGTTGAGGCTGAAAGGTATTGATGGAGTCTGCGCCAATGAGACTCAGTTTGTGAAGACAGCCTGTCTACCGGATGTCCAACTTCCTGATGGGATAGAGTGTACCATTTCTGGATGGGGTGCCACTGAGACAT CTGACTTTGGTTCCAGCCACCTGCTGGAGGCAAACGTACTACTGATCAACCAGGAGAAGTGCTCTGAACCCAAAATTTATGGCGCAGCCCTGGATAGTGGTATGTTCTGTGCTGGCCACCTGCAAGGAGGTGTTGATTCCTGCCAG GGGGACTCTGGAGGACCATTGACTTGTAAGCAAGACATTAGTCGTGTTATCTATGGTGTGGTGAGCTGGGGCGACCAAtgtggaaggaagaacaagCCAGGGGTCTACACACGGGTCACTCATTACCTGGACTGGATCAGGTCAAAGATTCAAGCACCATCTTCATAA
- the LOC128373155 gene encoding tripartite motif-containing protein 14-like isoform X1, which produces MEERVPVCCLCVLVGMHKNHQAAQLHEACTDFKSLLETTMNRLLQRRGEAEHAIQDLESLYTQTVKSAADYKERISDKYSRIRVVLDGDERLMMQIIDAEETCMTEWLEAQRGIMEARIEEIDSLRASSKSLLQETNDLRFLQQITAQNLCFDCSDPLDLAPIQEIDKDLCDPEKLRTIERLVDDLTVALSQHFPRMWSYLSSPALDSKTAHPKLEISQDSKQVYWRQQPVSDALSTQPYDSQYSVLGQESFTTGQHYWEVIVQEKPYWLIGVTTGPVDKKDSLNQKLPGLGVNKTSWCIYHGDGQYLACHDTQEKQLSVGMRVRKLGILANLQKGELSFYNADTMTLLHSFCVQCKEPLYPILNPCNDVNGLNRQPLILFCIKDPWDWHLNTEGDKELP; this is translated from the exons ATGGAGGAAAGGGTCCCtgtgtgctgtctgtgtgtcctgGTTGGCATGCACAAGAACCACCAAGCTGCCCAGCTCCATGAAGCCTGCACAGACTTCAAG AGCTTGCTAGAGACCACTATGAACCGACTGCTGCAGAGGAGAGGTGAAGCAGAACATGCCATCCAGGACTTGGAGtcactgtacacacaaacagtg AAGTCTGCTGCAGATTACAAAGAGAGAATCTCAGACAAGTACAGCAGGATCCGTGTTGTGCTGGATGGCGATGAACGTCTGATGATGCAGATCATAGACGCAGAGGAGACATGTATGACGGAGTGGCTGGAAGCCCAGAGGGGAATCATGGAGGCTCGGATTGAAGAGATAGACAGCCTCAGAGCCTCCAGTAAATCACTCCTACAAGAAACAAATGATCTGCGATTCCTACAG CAAATCACAGCACAGAACCTTTG TTTTGATTGTAGTGACCCTTTGGATTTAGCACCAATCCAGGAAATAGACAAAGATCTGTGCGACCCTGAGAAGCTGAGAACAATAGAGAGGCTGGTGGATGACCTCACAGTAGCTCTGTCCCAACACTTTCCACGAATGTGGTCAT ATCTAAGTTCTCCTGCGCTGGACTCCAAAACAGCCCATCCGAAATTGGAAATATCCCAGGATAGCAAACAAGTGTACTGGAGACAGCAGCCTGTCAGTGACGCCCTGAGTACTCAGCCATATGACTCCCAGTACAGTGTTCTGGGTCAGGAGAGTTTCACTACTGGCCAGCACTACTGGGAGGTCATTGTGCAGGAGAAACCCTACTGGCTGATAGGTGTGACCACTGGGCCAGTCGATAAAAAAGACAGCCTAAATCAGAAGCTCCCCGGCCTAGGTGTGAACAAGACATCCTGGTGCATCTATCATGGAGACGGACAGTACCTGGCATGCCATGACACACAGGAGAAACAGCTGTCAGTTGGGATGAGAGTCAGAAAGCTGGGCATACTGGCAAATCTCCAGAAGGGGGAGCTGTCATTCTACAATGCAGACACTATGACCCTGCTTCACTCTTTCTGTGTGCAGTGCAAAGAGCCTCTCTATCCCATACTTAACCCCTGCAATGACGTGAATGGACTGAACAGGCAGCCTCTCATCTTGTTTTGTATTAAGGACCCCTGGGATTGGCATTTAAACACAGAAGGAGATAAAGAGTTACCTTAG
- the LOC128373152 gene encoding delta-1-pyrroline-5-carboxylate synthase-like isoform X2 yields the protein MFARLALCSRLPSRIRQSNACPVSIRAFSQAKFSLPRPHGKSFAHRSELKQAKRIVVKLGSAVVTRGDECGLALGRLASIVEQVAVLQNQGREMMIVTSGAVAFGKQRLRHEILLSQSVRQALHSGQNQLKEMSVPVLEARACAAAGQSGLMALYEAMFTQYSTCTAQILVTNLDFHDEQKRRNLNSTLHELLRMNIVPIINTNDAVVPPPVPNSDLQGVISIKDNDSLAARLAVEMKADLLIALSDVEGLYDSPPGTDDAKLIDIFYPGDQQSVKYGTKSRVGIGGMEAKVKAALWALQGGTSVVIANGTHPKVTGHVIADIVEGKKVGTFFSEVKPAGPTVEQQTEMARNAGRTLASLHPEQRAEIICCLAELLTEKKDEILSANRRDMELASASGLFSQPLINRLSLSTAKLNSLAIGLRQLSVSSRDSVGRVLRRTRVANNLELEQITVPIGVLLVIFESRPDCLPQVSALAIASGNALLLKGGKEAANTNRILHQLTQEALSIHGVADAIQLVSTREEVEDLCRLDKMIDLIIPRGSSQLVRDIQRAAKGIPVLGHSEGVCHVYIDSEASIDKAIDVVRDSKCDYPAACNAMETLLIHRDLLRTPIFDQIIDMLRTEHVKIHAGPRFASYLTFSPSEVKSLRTEYGDLECCIEVVDSMQDAVDHIHKYGSSHTDVIITENEDIAEQFLQQVDSACVFWNSSSRFADGYRFGLGAEVGISTARIHARGPVGLEGLLTTKWVLRGEGHTVADFSEQGSMKYLHENIPVPQGSFN from the exons ATGTTTGCCAGGCTGGCTTTGTGCTCTCGCCTGCCATCCAGAATCCGGCAATCCAATGCCTGCCCAGTCTCCATCAGAGCCTTTTCCCAGGCAAAAT TCTCTCTCCCACGTCCCCATGGGAAGTCTTTTGCCCACCGGAGTGAGTTAAAACAAGCCAAGCGCATTGTGGTGAAACTGGGGAGTGCTGTGGTGACACGGGGAGATGAGTGTGGTCTGGCACTGGGACGACTGGCCTCAATAGTAGAGCAG GTGGCTGTGCTGCAGAATCAAGGCAGGGAGATGATGATTGTCACCAGTGGTGCTGTGGCATTTGGGAAGCAGAGACTAAGACATGAGATCCTGCTGTCTCAAAGTGTCAGACAAGCCTTACATTCTGGACAGAATCAACTCAAGGAAATG TCAGTCCCAGTTTTGGAGGCAAGGGCATGTGCAGCTGCCGGTCAGAGTGGTCTGATGGCATTATATGAGGCTATGTTCACCCAGTACAGCACATGCACTGCACAA ATTCTGGTCACCAACCTGGATTTCCATGACGAGCAGAAGCGCCGCAACCTGAACAGCACACTGCATGAACTGCTGCGGATGAATATAGTTCCCATCATCAACACCAATGATGCTGTTGTTCCGCCCCCTGTTCCCAACAGTGACTTGCAGGGG GTAATAAGCATCAAAGATAATGACAGCTTGGCTGCACGTCTAGCAGTTGAAATGAAAGCAGACCTCCTAATTGCCCTGTCTGATGTTGAAG GTTTATATGACAGTCCTCCAGGAACAGATGATGCCAAGCTCATTGATATATTCTATCCTGGAGACCAGCAGTCAGTCAAGTACGGCACTAAGTCCAGAGTCGGCATTGGCGGCATGGAAGCCAAG GTGAAAGCAGCCCTATGGGCACTGCAGGGTGGGACGTCTGTTGTCATCGCCAATGGTACTCATCCCAAAGTCACAGGCCATGTCATCGCAGACATTGTGGAGGGAAAGAAAGTCGGTACCTTTTTCTCTGAAGTGAAACCAGCAG GTCCCACTGTGGAGCAGCAGACAGAGATGGCCCGGAACGCTGGCAGGACTCTGGCCTCACTGCACCCGGAGCAG AGAGCAGAGATCATCTGCTGTCTTGCTGAGCTGCTCACAGAGAAGAAAGATGAGATTCTCAGTGCCAACAGGAGAGACATGGAGTTAGCATCAGCATCAG GTCTTTTCTCCCAGCCTCTGATCAACCGCCTGAGTCTGTCAACAGCTAAGCTGAACAGCCTTGCCATAGGCCTGCGCCAGCTTTCTGTGTCCTCCAGGGATAGTGTTGGTCGGGTGCTGAGGAGGACCAGAGTGGCCAACAACCTAGAACTGGAGCAGATCACTGTCCCCATCGGTGTCCTGCTGGTCATCTTTGAGTCACGTCCTGACTGCCTCCCACAG GTGTCAGCTTTGGCTATTGCCAGTGGAAATGCTCTTCTACTGAAGGGAGGTAAAGAAGCTGCCAACACCAACAGAATCCTTCATCAACTCACTCAGGAAGCACTTTCCATTCATGGAGTGGCAGATGCTATTCAACTG GTGAGCACACGTGAAGAAGTTGAAGATTTGTGCAGACTGGACAAGATGATTGATCTGATCATTCCAAGGGGTTCGTCCCAGCTGGTCCGGGACATCCAGAGGGCAGCTAAGGGTATTCCTGTGCTGGGCCACAGCGAGGGCGTTTGCCACGTCTACATAGACAGCGAGGCCAGCATAGACAAAGCTATTGATGTTG TCCGAGACTCCAAATGTGACTACCCTGCAGCCTGCAATGCCATGGAGACTCTCCTTATTCACAGAGATTTGCTGCGAACTCCCATATTTGACCAGATCATTGATATGCTGAGAACAGAACAC GTGAAGATCCATGCCGGCCCCCGGTTTGCATCCTATTTAACTTTCAGCCCATCTGAGGTGAAGTCTCTGAGGACAGAGTATGGGGACCTGGAGTGCTGCATTGAGGTGGTGGACAGCATGCAGGACGCTGTGGATCACATCCATAAATATGGCAGCTCCCACACTGATGTCATTATTACAGAAAATGAGGACATAGCTGAACAGTTCCTGCAGCAGGTGGACAGCGCCTGCGTTTTCTGGAACTCCAGTTCTCGTTTTGCTGATGGCTACCGCTTTGGCCTAG GAGCTGAGGTCGGTATCAGCACAGCAAGGATTCATGCCAGAGGTCCAGTGGGTTTGGAGGGGCTTCTTACCACTAAATGGGTTCTTCGAGGTGAAGGACACACTGTGGCTGACTTCTCTGAGCAGGGTAGTATGAAATACCTTCATGAAAACATCCCAGTCCCCCAGGGCAGCTTCAACTAA